In a genomic window of Salminus brasiliensis chromosome 12, fSalBra1.hap2, whole genome shotgun sequence:
- the LOC140573952 gene encoding T-cell surface antigen CD2-like isoform X2, translating into MDMLVLCGVLLMFSGSAEGLITVDSNCTSNQPCLFYGALGRPLYLQLPSESELKLRKNRSGTTTETILTFKNQTIRHKHPDPRWQFVTENRTMIISRAEKNHSGNYSLDTFDSGGTDRGKYQFQLIIEAEVSSVKVTYSCLSSVDRSVYCSSDGDQLSFSWTLNVDSHGHRLTDGNRTLLLDKGSTGTISCSVENHVSRGSQTIDLQECPGPTTVSPVLPVSAVSRCTQQDHGFRVFVSVWLFEVIVLVSLLVGAFYIYTRIYKKQRAAEGKKRELEEAL; encoded by the exons ATGGACATGCTGGTCCTCTGTGGAGTTCTGCTGATGTTCTCAGGATCTGCTGAGG GTCTGATTACAGTAGATTCTAACTGCACATCTAATCAGCCTTGTCTGTTTTATGGAGCTCTGGGACGTCCACTGTACCTGCAGCTGCCCTCTGAGTCTGAATTAAAATTAAGGAAGAACCGCAGTGGAACTACTACTGAAACTATTCTCACATTTAAAAACCAAACAATCAGACACAAACATCCAGATCCAAGATGGCAGTTTGTTACTGAGAACAGAACCATGATCATcagcagagcagagaagaaCCACTCAGGAAACTACAGTTTAGACACCTTTGATTCAGGAGGGACAGACAGAGGCAAATATCAGTTCCAGCTGATTATTGAAG CGGAGGTGTCCTCAGTGAAGGTCACATACAGCTGCTTGTCCAGTGTGGACAGGAGTGTGTACTGTTCCTCTGATGGAGATCAGCTCAGCTTCAGCTGGACTCTTAATGTAGACTCACATGGACATCGACTGACTGATGGGAACCGGACTCTCCTGCTGGATAAAGGCAGTACTGGAACAATCAGCTGCTCTGTAGAGAACCATGTTAGCCGTGGAAGCCAAACTATTGATCTGCAGGAGTGTCCTG GACCAACAACGGTATCACCAGTGCTACCAGTGTCTGCAGTGAGCCGGTGCACACAGCAGGATCACG gtttcagggtgtttgtgtcCGTGTGGCTGTTTGAGGTCATCGTCCTGGTGTCTCTGTTGGTAGGAGCGTTTTACATCTACACCAGAATCTACAAGAAGCAGAGAGCAGCCGAGG GTAAGAAACGGGAGCTGGAGGAGGCTCTGTAG
- the LOC140573952 gene encoding uncharacterized protein isoform X1, with product MDMLVLCGVLLMFSGSAEGLITVDSNCTSNQPCLFYGALGRPLYLQLPSESELKLRKNRSGTTTETILTFKNQTIRHKHPDPRWQFVTENRTMIISRAEKNHSGNYSLDTFDSGGTDRGKYQFQLIIEAEVSSVKVTYSCLSSVDRSVYCSSDGDQLSFSWTLNVDSHGHRLTDGNRTLLLDKGSTGTISCSVENHVSRGSQTIDLQECPESTTITRTSAASAVSTVNLARDNGPTTVSPVLPVSAVSRCTQQDHGFRVFVSVWLFEVIVLVSLLVGAFYIYTRIYKKQRAAEGKKRELEEAL from the exons ATGGACATGCTGGTCCTCTGTGGAGTTCTGCTGATGTTCTCAGGATCTGCTGAGG GTCTGATTACAGTAGATTCTAACTGCACATCTAATCAGCCTTGTCTGTTTTATGGAGCTCTGGGACGTCCACTGTACCTGCAGCTGCCCTCTGAGTCTGAATTAAAATTAAGGAAGAACCGCAGTGGAACTACTACTGAAACTATTCTCACATTTAAAAACCAAACAATCAGACACAAACATCCAGATCCAAGATGGCAGTTTGTTACTGAGAACAGAACCATGATCATcagcagagcagagaagaaCCACTCAGGAAACTACAGTTTAGACACCTTTGATTCAGGAGGGACAGACAGAGGCAAATATCAGTTCCAGCTGATTATTGAAG CGGAGGTGTCCTCAGTGAAGGTCACATACAGCTGCTTGTCCAGTGTGGACAGGAGTGTGTACTGTTCCTCTGATGGAGATCAGCTCAGCTTCAGCTGGACTCTTAATGTAGACTCACATGGACATCGACTGACTGATGGGAACCGGACTCTCCTGCTGGATAAAGGCAGTACTGGAACAATCAGCTGCTCTGTAGAGAACCATGTTAGCCGTGGAAGCCAAACTATTGATCTGCAGGAGTGTCCTG aGAGCACAACCATCACCAGAACATCTGCAGCATCAGCAGTGTCTACAGTGAACCTAGCGAGGGATAATG GACCAACAACGGTATCACCAGTGCTACCAGTGTCTGCAGTGAGCCGGTGCACACAGCAGGATCACG gtttcagggtgtttgtgtcCGTGTGGCTGTTTGAGGTCATCGTCCTGGTGTCTCTGTTGGTAGGAGCGTTTTACATCTACACCAGAATCTACAAGAAGCAGAGAGCAGCCGAGG GTAAGAAACGGGAGCTGGAGGAGGCTCTGTAG